GGATTATCAAAGGCTGAAATGAAGAAATAAAGCTTATTATTGTTCAGTTCTGACTCAAAAATGAACTTGACATGAGTTTAATCATTCCTAGATCTTTGTTATTCCATGTTGTGTCATTCTTACCAGTATTATTAGTACTattcttctgtttttttttctttctagatctTTGTTATTACACGTTATGtctttatctttttcttattGTTATTGTTAGTTGCTTCCTGTTTACTGTTTCTTAAGCCGAAGGTCTATCgcaaacaacctctctaccttcacaaggtagaggtaaggtctgcgtacacactacccttcccagaccctacttgtgggattacTTAGGGTTTGTTGTTGTACATTAGTTTACTCATGTTTCTTTTTCGTTTAGTGATATGGTGAGAATGTATTAATGTGTTGTTTCTATGACCGTGTTTTTCAATCTTCCAAATCATGAAAGTGAACTTAATGTGCTGCTCCTGATTCCATGTTTTTCAATTTCTCATTTTGTGAATCAGATCAATATCTCGTCTAGAATTATTGGAGCGAATTCATCAATTATACTAGACACTGGAACTGGAAAATGTACGATTGATATGGGACGTTCAGTATGGCAAGGCTACTTTAACTTGCCATATTCTTATACTAAGTATGTTACCCCCACAAATGGGGCATATTTGCTAGGTGTAACAGCTCTTCTAATCGGAGGAATATTATTCATCTGCTGCAAGTTAAGAAAACAAGATCGACATCTTGATGGTGTTGCATATCAAGAACTTGAAATGGGAAAACCAGAACTTCAATCTTCCATCAAGTTGGAAACTAACGCTGAAGGGTGGAATGAGAGTTGGGACGACGATTGGGATGAAGAGGAAGCAGTGAATCCACCTGGTGGaaaaaacataagcagaaaactAGCAAATGGTTTTGATGATTTGGATAAGAGTTAACATAAAGACACAGATTTTGTTCCATTTTCTTGAAGATAGTTCATAGGAAAAAATAGAAGGGTGAGAAGTGGATGCAGTAGATGTTAAAGAGGAATAGGAAACTGCTAAAGAATTACAATTTTAAACATTTTGAGTTGTGGTGTGACCACTTAAGTTCTAACGTCCCAGTTTTCGTTGGAACCAATTTTAtatgttatgttatgttatgttatgatTCTCTATAACAATACTTTACTGCAGCAaccaaaaaatatcggaacaaacgaAACTGTTATAAAGAGATTTAAAtgtattttactttttcttttttcattctgAATATACCTATAGTTTTCTAACTTTCCTATGTTTTGTTTTATGCTTAAATTTTCATAAATACTGCTTTTGTACATTTGATGTTTAATGCAAAATGATTCGGTGATTTGTGATTTCTTCTATGATAAACTTGCCTTCTTCCTATGATTTCTTCTCTGCTTTTGGACTTTTTATTTAGCTACCTCTTTCTTTTTTAACTTTGTTCTCGTTGGTTTTTGGTTCCCTTGGATTAGTTTAATTTAATGGGTGCATGTGATTCCTACACTTCACCTGTGTGTACTTTTTgtgagaaattcaaaaatatgcaaaatgCAAAATACGATTTATGTGTTGTAAGTTAATTAAAGTAACAGAGATGACATTAACTTAAAATGTGACTTATAAATCATGTTAGGAATGAGACTTGTTATTACTACATAATGCAATAAATTTATATATCGCATTTCAACAATACTACTTATAAATCGCATTTCAGGAATGCGAGTTATAAGTCGCATTTACTTGCCGATGGTATTTCTGAAATTCCGACACTTATTTAGCCTTTGAAACACTCGGATGTCAACGGACTAAGTTGTCAATTAATGCAATGCCGAGGATATATAGACTGATTCTTCTTATCTAAAGAGAATATTTATGCCTACAAGAAATTATGGGAATGTATAGAGActgataatttgaaaaatacgTACATAGCAAAATCTATTGCTAGACATTTCGAAATGCAATTTCACAAACAaatctttttttgagttttttttaattaatcttCTCGTATCCGAAATACACTAATTCAACTATTTAGCCATATGTTCAATCTATAATTATTTAAATGTCTGCCCAAATAAAGCAGAAATCTTATTCATTCATCTCAACAACCTCAACCAAATCATGAATAAACAGCTTAAAATATGGACCCTTCTTAATTCAAAATCTGTCACCACAATTGGTTGAAAAGATTCAAGAGAAATTTACACAGAATACAACTTAgttaaaacttatttaaataagTTACAGCTACTTTTAGAAAATtccataaaatataatttattttaaaatctacaACTTTTTGTATCCCTAATATCTCTTTCTTGAGATTCTCTCACTAAAGTGTATCCTAATATACCTCTCTTAAAATTCTCTATCACCTAAACATATCTATCCATATTAATTTTTTCCTGATTTATTCTTTCTGACATTCTTCTCCCACTAGTCATCTCCTccatctatctatatatatattaaaggaataaagttaccatatataattggcattatggttaagccaagtgacaagctaataaatgtcaagAGTATATGGTAATTTTATTCTATATTAGACTATGTTAGTCAAATACAAATATTTTATAGATATATATtcgaattaaaagataattttgaatttatagattaagttttaaaatttgaatttaaattaaaaataaaaatttatctttttttaatcatgttatcatacttaatccggttaatgatcatatgcaattatgttaggaacttttgttatcttttctaattatttaaatactacttcgcctctggcaaaaaaaaaaatactccttataactataaaactctttcacatttaaaaccctataattatagttctttaaaatattgtagctagatttgaataaagcgaatttcttttaaaataaatgtaatatatagggtacacgtctatgtttatctaaataacaaaaaagagtttacaaaatcaaataaaagtttacttacatatataataaagtaaacatacatgctggagaaagaaacatcacaaaatcagtcaatattaaaaaaaatatttcttttttcttttctttttgaagaatatttgtttgaagagtcaatttgtataaatggacatcaaacaaataacaaaactttggctatacaattgctatcattaatttcaatttagcacattctaggaattgaagggtataaactgaaaccccttcatttagctgcagtcaagtcaatattgcaagggtataatatttttttcgttgaagaatattagttttgaatcattagattatgtgacagattttttttttcaaactcaacaagagagaTATTGATTTCTAATTGATAATTTCTATAGCGATTTTCAAGTGTAATAAagagtatattttttttaaaaaaaatggtatgacatgaattctttttttaaatgtaaacaaattatttcgaaagtactctttacttttttctacttcaaacataataaaaagataagatattttgaacattagtagagagtttttaaaattattataatagaagtcatatcatggataaactcaaaaaaccgaaatcttatgaaatatttacataaatatccggccagatttattgtttactttttatagctaatataaatagatgatataccgacaacacacgattatacatatattatatatggattatatataaattacacatccttcaattttttaatttaagtggtcgggtgagcacctatttaggctaattagataaagccaaaagaaaaatatgaaagaatttcaaccaaagactaaaaatataaataaagttcttacatagacaatttttattaaaactcatccttttatagtgaaataaattaattttttgtaacaaaagaaagaatgacataaaaaataagataaaagaaaataaatattgaaaaaaaatgtatgaaagatccAAAAACCATAAATAAGAGATGACAACGAATTTCTTCTTATATTTCATCTTTGTTGAATATAAAAAATTTGGAAGctaatctcatcgatttcaaatattattttcaactcaaatacatagattataagataaggatatgttagtttttttttttttttacattgtgtgtcatttttaaaaaatcactattactaacaaactgatatgatattcgaatttgaatttaaatgcaatttgagtagtttgcattgaggttaagccaagtatgacgtcgaaaaataaactacttgataattttaagacaatatatgcaatattatataataacaatcaactaatttagcatttaataattcaaagaacaaattttttgtatatatggggtattaaaaattcagagtctgTGGCTAGATATATCGATAAACTTAAAAtagagtcatactgaaataaaaaTTTTCCGactaaagaatcatttaaatttttagatagccgattaaagtaaattttaaattaaggataatatcttcacttgcatcattataaagacaatcattattgaaatatatataaagttttagaaattgaaatttcaaaatagaaatattttttgaaagataatatcataccaaataagagttcaagtcatAGTAAAAGAGTCATGTCGTAACCAAAGAATCGTTTATATTGTGttaac
The sequence above is drawn from the Nicotiana tabacum cultivar K326 chromosome 13, ASM71507v2, whole genome shotgun sequence genome and encodes:
- the LOC107810507 gene encoding uncharacterized protein LOC107810507 isoform X2, whose product is MTACFFPAKKGHEESFLFIHNNGENPLMVKVNVSPANKTYDNIQIQRHDVKQINISSRIIGANSSIILDTGTGKCTIDMGRSVWQGYFNLPYSYTKYVTPTNGAYLLGVTALLIGGILFICCKLRKQDRHLDGVAYQELEMGKPELQSSIKLETNAEGWNESWDDDWDEEEAVNPPGGKNISRKLANGFDDLDKS